Proteins from a single region of Mustela erminea isolate mMusErm1 chromosome X, mMusErm1.Pri, whole genome shotgun sequence:
- the CRLF2 gene encoding cytokine receptor-like factor 2: MRSVFLPWASAALFLLADVTVSEDSALEGALQLQIINFNFETVQVMWNASKVSGTNLTFFYKLSSDETSSQCSNYILQQSRTAGCLLEAKKDEILCFSIWNATHRLLTKCQWISAYLKPSSPKDLNFQWHQEAITVTCSDLPYKRLLYEIQYKSMFDTEWQSKEEETCNVTTDGLDAEKCYFFRARVKTMESSYGPDTYPSDWSEVTHQQSGELRDSCQQKKLFPKFVLISSMVALLTVFLLLLSLWKVRRVQKLLMPMVPDPKFSFPGLFESHQGNFQEWIKDTQNVAHLNKMEGAEQECVPEEALVVHVVKHEAEMPIMTTSPLCPQTEEEETSGDPSRLPCQPLQGGEEISLGGFTFVMSDNSYVML, encoded by the exons ATGAGGTCCGTGTTTCTGCCCTGGGCGTCGGCAGCCCTCTTCCTCCTGGCTGACGTGACGGTTTCAGAAGACTCAGCACTGG AAGGAGCGTTGCAACTTCAGATTATCAACTTTAATTTTGAAACCGTGCAGGTCATGTGGAATGCCAGCAAGGTCTCTGGGACAAATTTGACGTTCTTCTACAA GTTAAGCAGTGATGAGACCAGTAGCCAATGCTCCAACTATATTCTTCAACAAAGTCGCACTGCTGGATGCCTCCTGGAggcaaaaaaagatgaaattctgTGCTTTTCCATCTGGAATGCAACACACCGCCTTCTCACCAAGTGCCAATGGATCAGTGCTTACT TGAAGCCCAGCTCCCCGAAAGACTTGAACTTCCAGTGGCATCAGGAAGCCATCACAGTGACCTGTTCTGATCTCCCCTACAAGCGTCTCCTCTACGAAATCCAGTACAAGAGTATGTTCGACACTGAGTGGCAG TCCAAGGAGGAAGAAACCTGCAATGTTACGACAGATGGCTTGGATGCTGAGAAATGTTATTTCTTCCGGGCCAGAGTGAAAACTATGGAGTCCAGTTATGGCCCCGACACATACCCAAGTGACTGGTCAGAAGTGACACACCAGCAGAGCGGGGAGCTGAGAG attcGTGCCAGCAGAAAAAGCTTTTcccaaaatttgttttaatttccagcatGGTTGCTTTGCTGACCgtgttccttcttcttctgtctttatGGAAAGTACGGAG AGTTCAGAAGCTCCTCATGCCCATGGTGCCTGATCCCAAATTCAGCTTCCCTGGGCTCTTTGAATCCCACCAGGGTAACTTCCAG GAGTGGATAAAGGACACCCAGAACGTGGCCCACTTGAATAAGATGGAGGGTGCAGAGCAAGAGTGTGTCCCAGAAGAGGCCCTAGTTGTCCACGTGGTCAAGCATGAAGCCGAGATGCCCATCATGACGACCAGCCCCCTGTGCCCACAGACGGAGGAGGAAGAGACTTCTGGGGACCCCAGCCGGCTCCCTTGCCAGCCCCTGCAAGGTGGCGAGGAGATTTCTCTTGGGGGCTTTACGTTTGTGATGAGTGACAACTCATATGTGATGTTGTGA